In a genomic window of Brettanomyces nanus chromosome 1, complete sequence:
- a CDS encoding uncharacterized protein (BUSCO:EOG0934215Z~EggNog:ENOG41) — protein sequence MLRVNSLIGKGSLGNTGIIDLGYRSLSTTAAPKAFRKRPTSKSNKFIHDYSVLPYMLQYRIATDEELQLGPKSHSNIAKYLFQEGGVESLDWSTNSAMFERYPLTDSRKLKKRTRRPKNVKMLTSDFIEDSLYNPKYGYFSREVVIFQPDEPFNYKNLKGRDDFLDQWLKAYNKYDKERVAKFPQSKIKTEKENAVDNLVSKSTNITGKKDVQIEKPSLQLWHTPTELFQPYYGEALAKYILINYKLNQYPYNDLIIYEIGAGNGTLMLNILDFLERNEPEVYKRTKYRIVEISSKLFNKQSSRLIRHMDKVEVINKSFLDWDTLVDEPCFVVALEVFDNLAHDAVRYDINTNKPYQGYVVVDEHNDFREFYSPDLEPWTAHFLKSRELSDIPISSIPEHPVNQLSVVMKLKNSLNPLRNDLTGAEYVPTRLLKLFEILRNYFPNHQLLASDFSTLNEANRGYNAPVVQTMLHDNMVNVDSYMCDQGYFDILFPTDFAVINGLYKQVVGKISNTCTHEDFLKVWGDIEATTTKSGENPMLELYSNASFIYS from the coding sequence ATGCTTAGGGTCAATTCATTAATAGGAAAAGGTAGTCTTGGTAATACTGGTATTATCGATTTGGGCTATCGAAGCTTATCAACCACGGCCGCCCCTAAGGCATTTAGGAAAAGACCCACGTCTAAATCGAATAAGTTCATTCATGATTATTCTGTATTACCGTACATGCTGCAATACAGAATTGCAACTGACGAAGAATTGCAGCTAGGACCTAAGTCGCATTCCAACATAGCAAAATATCTATTCCAGGAAGGAGGTGTTGAATCGCTCGATTGGAGTACGAATTCGGCTATGTTTGAGAGGTATCCGTTGACAGACAGCAGAAAgctcaagaaaagaaccagaagaCCAAAGAATGTGAAAATGCTAACATCTGATTTTATTGAGGATTCTCTATATAATCCAAAATATGGCTATTTCTCGAGGGAAGTTGTGATTTTCCAGCCTGACGAACCGTTCAACTACAAGAATTTGAAAGGAAGAGATGATTTTCTGGACCAATGGCTGAAGGCCTACAATAAGTACGATAAAGAGCGTGTTGCTAAGTTTCCTCAGAGTAAGATAAagactgaaaaagaaaatgcagTGGACAATTTGGTTTCAAAGAGCACCAATATtacaggaaagaaagatgttCAGATCGAAAAGCCTTCACTTCAACTATGGCATACTCCTACAGAATTGTTCCAGCCCTACTACGGAGAAGCTCTAGCCAAATATATTCTGATCAATTATAAGTTGAACCAATATCCATACAATGACCTAATCATCTATGAGATTGGTGCAGGTAATGGTACACTAATGTTGAATATCTTGGACTTCTTGGAGCGAAATGAACCGGAAGTGTATAAGAGGACTAAATATAGAATTGTggagatctcttcaaaattgtTCAACAAGCAGAGCTCTAGATTGATCAGGCATATGGATAAGGTGGAAGTCATTAACAAATCTTTTTTGGATTGGGATACTTTGGTGGACGAGCCGTGCTTTGTTGTCGCCTTAGAGGTGTTTGATAACCTTGCACATGATGCTGTGCGTTATGATATCAATACAAATAAGCCATACCAAGGATATGTAGTGGTTGACGAACATAATGACTTTCGAGAGTTTTATTCTCCTGATTTGGAACCATGGACAGcccattttttgaagtccAGAGAGCTGAGCGACATTCCTATTTCATCAATCCCCGAACATCCGGTGAATCAGCTTTCAGTCGTGATGAAACTAAAGAATTCTTTAAACCCTCTGAGAAATGATCTAACGGGTGCGGAGTATGTGCCAACCAGATTACTCAAATTGTTTGAAATCCTCAGGAATTACTTTCCCAACCATCAGCTTCTTGCGTCAGATTTCTCTACGCTCAATGAAGCTAACCGTGGATACAATGCCCCTGTGGTACAGACAATGCTTCATGATAATATGGTTAATGTGGACTCTTATATGTGCGATCAGGGATACTTTGATATCCTGTTTCCTACGGATTTCGCTGTTATCAACGGCCTTTACAAACAGGTAGTGGGTAAGATAAGCAATACTTGCACCCATGAGGACTTCTTGAAAGTGTGGGGTGATATTGAAGCTACAACTACCAAATCGGGCGAAAATCCCATGTTGGAACTCTATTCCAATGCATCATTTATCTACAGTTGA